AGAAATTAATGCTCTAGCCATAAGAAGACTGTAATtgattctgtttttctcttctcaCTAACGAGCTGAGAAAGGATTTACACAGGTATCCAAAAGAGCATTGAACTGTAAGGTATTCGAGTTTACTTACCAAACTTGTTATTTACAAGCAGAGCACGTGTATGCAGAGATATTTCAAACATGGTAGATTGATACCTCCATTTGTTCATATTTAATGTCCCCTAGACCGATGGTAATCGGGTAGGAGTACTGATCAACTCCCAGGGGCCATTACTAAGGCAATAGTAAGTCttttccccagggcaaaatggggaactcaaagcgttttatttttgtaattacaaTGTGATGCTACACCCCTGGGAcactattttatatttctgtacCCCAGTTCATCTTTGCCACCGATTTGTAACTAAGGGCAATATAACATCTGTGGGTCTGAAAGTCACTTTATgtaactttggaaacaaaaagACGCTTGTCCCTGAGTTCTCCATGTTGCCCAGGGCAACAACTTACCCTCGTTTCATGACTACGGACCTAGGAAAAATagtacaaattttattatgtatttattttgtgaacGTTAGACAAGCGCCTGCCAGACTGCGACGCACGTGTTTCCACGTGATCTGTTTACTCTATACGTGATCGTTATTTGCACAATACTTTTCATATAAAGTAACTAACAACAATGTGACTATAATTATGAAGGGAGCGCAGGGCAGGACACAAGTATAGATAAATACACATGCAATAGCCACCATCACAGAATACAGGAGGAATGATAGAACACATTTAGTGTTAGTTACATAGTAATTAACTCGGTAAGTATATCATTATTGGCAGATAATCGAGTCTCAAATTTAATACCGCACATGTCATTCCCATTATGACAATAGAGTAATGCTCGGGTGGGGGAGGGCTATTTGGAACGGtgatttaataattaaaagaactcgatctttattaatttttcattaataaGAAAGAGTAGGTTCAATCTGTAAGTGTCGTTTACCTgcgcatttttaaaaattattttttctgcttgatGACGTCTAAGaatactaaaaaacaaaacttttaatacCAGCAGGCTGCCGGGTACTGACCTCTTGAAATGCTAGATTATCTAAAACTGCTGATGTAACAAAAGATACAGGTGACAGAACAACAAGCCTTCATGGCACTACAGTCGACAGATCATCCGATATAACAAAAGCAGCTTGCTTCTGAACTAGACGAGACCCCTaagttattttttccccttggtGTGCGGATGTTGAGAATGCAGAATTGCCTTTACATCGTGTTTTTACATAATGAGACAGAATTTATAGGCACTTTGCATTTGCGAGATTTGCTCAGAGATAGTGGGCGCCGTGTGATGGTTTGATAAACCTTTTCAAATCTCTTTATCAGCAGGGAATAAAAAGATACTTAATTagcattcctctctctctctcttcccttgaAACAAAGATTAGACGAAGAACTAGAAATGATAGTGGATGAATAGGTGTACGTTTTTATTCTCTCTCGAAAATTGGGGCTAACGGGAATTGATCTGTGAAGATGTGGAGGTGAATGTGTTTAAGGAAGGCAGAGACAGAATGATGGGTCAGGGTGGGTATAGGGGTGGGAGGGAAGTACAAGGTATAGGGTGTGCAAGTGGATGGGACAACTTACACTCTTTTTCTAATATGTCtcttttgtataattatattataCTTCGGCAGCTTTTTAATGAATGTCATAGCATATTACAGCAGATTTTCTGGTtccgagaaaagtgagatttctaacacctcactccctaacaaCCTCAAAAGGgcatgggacgacctttactttTACCTTAAATTACAACAATACAAATAacagagtgaaagagaaagatatgcACGACCTCTCTTTTCGTCTCCTTTCCTTCGTTTTTCTACAGATCTTGTAAGAATAATCAAATGATGGAAATCCTAATGGAAATCTGTCAATTCTTTCATATGGCGATTTCAAAGTTCGGTTTCAGTTGTGATAAGACCCCTTCAGATGGGGCTGTAGTTGTTTGAATGTCTGCAACAAATATTATCTTTAACCATGTGAAAAGTTGCCCAGcaactttctctttctcgcttTGTGCGAGATGTAACTTGTAGTAAAATCGCCTGTCAAGTCTTACAGATAGAGAAGTTACGAAGAAGCTGGAACAGGTGAGACAAAGGTAAAGAGGAGACcggcacagtcactgtccaacGTCTTCACGTGAACGAAGGCAGGTGTCTGAGTGTCGCCCGACTCAGTATCAGTGAACATGCTGTGTGTCGTGTAGCAGCCAATAGGATGGCAGCTTTCGTCATCCATCAATCTTTTGAAAAGCCAATGGGGTAAACGTTTATCTATTATTAGCTTGATTTACACGATTCCTCCCCTACAGCCCGCCCCCTTTCCCCAATCCCACCTACCCTGACTCGTTAGCATTCTCATCACGTGCATATCAGGTATAAATGTTGCGGTCCCCAGACAGTGTAAGTCGTGGCTAACGAGATCGCTGAAAGCATCTACTGCATCTCCACCAGCGACCTGACAACCATCTTCGACCTGACCAACATGAAAGTTCTCGTTATCGCTGTTTTGGTGGCGGTAGCATCTGGAGGGTATGCTAGAAGAGTGAGGACATTTGGAAGACGTGACAGTCCCGTTAGGTACGGAGCAGGACAAACCTTCAAAGATGTAGTAGAGCTCTTGGAGGGTAAgtatacaaacaaatataaagtgATGTTGTATTTCAAGCAAGTTTAAAGtcgcttgtttttgtttgatctgaaaacaaaatcgcACTAGAGAGAAAATATTAGTTTTGTCTTGTAACGCTATGAGCGATGAGTACGAAAAATTTGGCAAATAAAATGGCCGCAGTCTTTAGCCAACATAACACAGCATGTTCGTGCGAACAATAGAcggaaaatgtgtgtgtgtgtgcgtgtgtgcgtgtgttgcctgtatgtatgtgtgtatgtgtccttCTATCGATGGACTCGTCTTCTTTGTCCCACCCACCTATCCACCCCACTGAGTTTCTTGTTTGTAGAAAGTTAATTCCTTTTAGCCAATAAAATTATTAGCTGTTGTTATCGTCTCCTAATAACACTCAGCTTACCTCAATTTTCTGTATCAAGAGTTGACTCGAGTCAAACAGGACCTGTACGAGGGCTTGGGTTCCTACGGAACTAATCTGAGGGTCAGCGAACAAAAGATTAACCGCATTTACCAGCGCGACATCCCAAGCATCGTCCTCTCCAATAAACAGCAGGACGGGCTCATCACTCTGGCCAATGGGGAGGTAAGCTCCTAAGCTCGCTTACTACTCACCAtttccagttttattttcctaacTTCCTCTCTACATTTTTCGTGTTCCACTCTCCCTCCCCGTTGTACAACAGTGTGGTTTTCTCTGTCACAGATCGACGACCTGTTAGCACAAGTCCGTTCCGCGCAAGACACAGCTGCGGCGACCCTGGTGACAGCAACTGAAACCTCCAACATCACGGAGGTCCTGGAGCAACAAGTATACGGCATCGCCTCCTGGAATGCAGAGCAAAGAGCCACCATCGACGGCATCAACATAACGGAGGTTACACAAGTCTTGCTGCAAGAGCTGAAGGACAGCATCTATCGTCTGAGGACAACCCTGGCTGGCCTGGAAACCAGGACAAACACCGTTGATGTCTTCGTGCAAAGCAGACGATGTAAGTACAGGTGATCCTCACACAGAGAATTACTTGGACGACAGTGTTAGCACACTGCGAACACCTCAGACACCCGAGCATAGGTGTTTGCAGTCTGTGAAAGACACTTAGGTATGAGACTGACCTACATGTACACTGCACTTTTTTCACCTGCATCCATGCTTTCACGAGTCCATCTTACACAAAAACATGAGCAAGTCTCtcattttatgattttgtctTATCACCACCTTAGCTTTGTTCGGGAAATCTTTCGGTCTTCATTCTGCGTGTCTTTTAGAATGAACACTTCTTTGCTCTGTTaggatctgtgtgtgtgtgtgtgaaaacgaGTTAACATGCCATCTAGAATTAACAGTAGCTTTGGGGTTTGAgataggtttagggttaggatttaggtttgggttagggttagaatcAAGATTAAGATTTTCATGTAGGCTGTTATTTGGCATAGAATGATGGCCTGCATAAAACGATGGAAGTCAAAGGTTTGTTTGtcagtataaaaataaattcgtGGATAGGACGGAGGCATAAGCTAACTGCCGCTAGCTATCTTTTCTATCTATACCACTACAGCTGAAGGTCTTGAGTATTGCAACGAAATGATGTTTATTCTCAATGTTGATTGTCTTATTTCTGCAGGCGAGACCGGCTCTGTCCAGGTGTTTTTTGAATACGACAAAGACGAAGTAACAGTCCCCCAGACCTTCCTGTCAGCGTTTGACGAGAACCCAGAAGTCACCATTTCTCTGGACGGCTTCGCCGACAGTATCGATGACAAAGGCGAGTATCAGAAAAATAGGTACGACAACGATGGCAAAAACAACTACGACAACAACTACGGCAAAAACAACTACAAGGATGGCAAAATCAACTACGACAACAACTACGGCAAAAACAACTACGACAACAACTACGGCAAAAACAACTACGACAACAACTACGGCAAAAACAACTTCGACAAGGATGGCAAAATCAAGAACGACGTCCGATACAACGAGAAAGATGAGCTGGGCATCCGGGTGTCGGCGGAGCAGATAACCACCAGTGGATTCAACGCTCGCTTTAAAGGTTTCAGCGAAGGTCGTTTCGAGAACAGAGTAGCCACTGCCCGCTGGACGGCCTGCCAGAACCTCAGCGTACGTCCACCTAGGAACGCTTAGTTTCATTGAATTAATCGTTCTTTGTGGATTCCCTCCGAGCTTTGGACACTggcctgatatatatatacttagtaTGTAGTGAAATTACAATAACGCCACGACTTCTtgattttggaaaaataaatcaagaactAAAAAGCAAAAGATGCTAGTCGGTGGCTGTATCTTAAAGGATTGCGGTGTGTGCGCATTTTGTACATAGACTGAAGAACGTATTTATTCGCATTTCTCTCGCTGTACAGGCAGTACTATTATTCTTGAACATCGTCCTGTAAGACGGTGCTTTCATTCAAGTGTAAATCACGATGTCCAATATGTCTTCGCCTATTATGCTGTCAATTGTTTCTGATTTGTCCAAGAGATGCAAAaggtgtaaataaaaacatgagcTGATGCCTTTCTCAGTGTTATAACTGTTATATGTGAGCGGTTGTGGCTCATTTATTTACTTCAAGATTATGGTATAATGCTGAGGTATAAGAACAAATGAATACGAGCTAACAGAGGGTGATTTAAGAACACAGACAAGAACTCCTGCTGGCTGCAtaatactacaaagcttccggtttagtcatattcttttttctttttcttctgatcctttttttcgttttgtctttgtcttttgtttttgttgtttgtttgtttttttttcgtttgtttttttttttttttgttttgtttttgtttcgcTAAAACAAGATAGGCATTATCATCTCAGCTAAGAAAAGACGAAAAGCTGGTTGACAGCTTGGCTGGCTTACTAACCTATTGGTTGGCTACTTTTGATTGAAATGTCTTCTATGAGTGATTTTTACGGTGGAGAAGCAGTTTCAATGAATGACACAATCATCAAGCTTTTCTTCATCAAACATCGTTACCTTTTCTGGAAAGGAGGAAGGTGCCTGGTCACCTGATTGACAGAGATGACGACCGCTCATCCCGCCCACCCCCtcaacaaataaacc
This window of the Pomacea canaliculata isolate SZHN2017 linkage group LG4, ASM307304v1, whole genome shotgun sequence genome carries:
- the LOC112562535 gene encoding putative uncharacterized protein DDB_G0279653 — its product is MKVLVIAVLVAVASGGYARRVRTFGRRDSPVRYGAGQTFKDVVELLEELTRVKQDLYEGLGSYGTNLRVSEQKINRIYQRDIPSIVLSNKQQDGLITLANGEIDDLLAQVRSAQDTAAATLVTATETSNITEVLEQQVYGIASWNAEQRATIDGINITEVTQVLLQELKDSIYRLRTTLAGLETRTNTVDVFVQSRRCETGSVQVFFEYDKDEVTVPQTFLSAFDENPEVTISLDGFADSIDDKGEYQKNRYDNDGKNNYDNNYGKNNYKDGKINYDNNYGKNNYDNNYGKNNYDNNYGKNNFDKDGKIKNDVRYNEKDELGIRVSAEQITTSGFNARFKGFSEGRFENRVATARWTACQNLSVRPPRNA